The Pseudomonas sp. FP2309 genomic sequence GCCTGGTCACCGCCATCGTCGCCAACGGCATGGCGCTGGCGCTGATGTGGTACATCCGCAGCAACCGCGACTATGCCGCCTATCCATTGGGCAGCGGCCTGCTGCGCCTCAACACGCGGTACCTGCGCGAACTGTGGCGCCTGGGCCTGCCGATTGGCGGCACCTATGCGGTGGAGGTTGGGCTGTTTGCCTTTGCCGCGCTGTGCATCGGCACCATGGGCAGCACACAGTTGGCGGCGCATCAGGTCGCCCTGCAAATCGTCTCGGTCGCGTTCATGGTGCCGGCGGGCATGTCCTACGCCGTGACCATGCGCATCGGTCAGCATTATGGTGCCGGGCAGTTACTGCAGGCGCGCATGGCGGGTCGGGTCGGCATCACTTTTGGCGCTGCGGTGATGCTGGGTTTTGCCGTGGTGCTATGGCTGTTTTCCGATCCACTGATCGGCTTGCTCATTGATCACAACAACCCGGCGTTCCACGACGTCATTGTCATGGCCGTCAGCCTGCTCGCCGTTGCCGCCTGGTTCGAACTGTTTGACGGCGTGCAAACCATTGCTATGGGGTGCATTCGTGGGCTTAAAGATGCCAAGACCACCTTTTTGATTGGGGCGGGCTGCTATTGGTTGATTGGCGCGCCTGCCGCCTGGCTGATGGCGTTCATCCTGGGCTGGGGACCGACCGGCGTGTGGTGGGGCTTGGCGCTGGGTTTGGCGTGTGCGGCCGTCAGCCTGACCTGGGCATTCGAGGCAAAGATGAAGCGCATGATTCGCCAGGAAGGCGCAGCGCCCGAAACCCGCCAGGGGTTTCAGGCCGCACAAGCGGATTAAAGCCCTTCGCCTACCTGTGCCTGC encodes the following:
- a CDS encoding NorM family multidrug efflux MATE transporter, which translates into the protein MIMQHPARTELWAILRLSGPLIASQLAHMLMVLTDTLMMARLSPEALAGGGLGAATYSFVSIFCIGVIAAVGTLVAIRHGAGDIDGATRLTQAGLWLAWLMALAAALLLWNLKPVLLMFGQTESNVQSAGQFLTVLPFALPGYLSFMALRGFTSAIGKATPVMVISLGGTVLNYLLNHALIEGMFGLPKLGLMGIGLVTAIVANGMALALMWYIRSNRDYAAYPLGSGLLRLNTRYLRELWRLGLPIGGTYAVEVGLFAFAALCIGTMGSTQLAAHQVALQIVSVAFMVPAGMSYAVTMRIGQHYGAGQLLQARMAGRVGITFGAAVMLGFAVVLWLFSDPLIGLLIDHNNPAFHDVIVMAVSLLAVAAWFELFDGVQTIAMGCIRGLKDAKTTFLIGAGCYWLIGAPAAWLMAFILGWGPTGVWWGLALGLACAAVSLTWAFEAKMKRMIRQEGAAPETRQGFQAAQAD